Genomic DNA from Telopea speciosissima isolate NSW1024214 ecotype Mountain lineage chromosome 2, Tspe_v1, whole genome shotgun sequence:
ATACATGTATTCAACCGGGAGCAGGCAACACTTGTACGTGAATCGCCCGGATCTAGTGAAGGAGTTAAGCCAGTCTTCTTCTTGGGATTTAGGTAAGCCATTATATGTAGGTAAGGCACTTGGGCCCATGCTTGGTAATGGCATTCTAAGGTCCAATGGTCATGTTTGGGCCCATCAGAGGAAAATCATCGCACCCGAGTTCTTCATGGACAAGGTTAAGGTACCATTaatatctataaaaaaaaaaaaaaaaaccaaaaaattaaattttatacATATAGTTGCTTGATTGATTAATGTATTTGTATGTTGTGGGGTAGGGCATGGTGGGCCTAATGGTGGAGTCAGGGTTGGCATTGATAGACAAATGGGAGAAGCGAGTAATGGAATCTCAAGGAGGGATTGCTGACTTAAAAGTGGACGACGATTTGAGGAACTTCTCTGCGGATGTCATCTCCAGAGCTTGCTTCGGGAGTAGCTATTCGCAGGGCAAACAAATATTCTCTAAGCTCAGGGCTCTTCAACATACAATGTCCGAGCAAGGTTTCCTGTTCAAGGCAACCAGCTTTAGGTATCATACATACGTCCTCTACTCTCTAATACTACTACAATTCCTAATAGTCTCAATTAAGTACAATCTAGCTAGGGCCTAGGGGTTGCAACTCAGGCCAAAGTTAATTGGGATCACCTTTGAGCAAAAAGGACACATATTATCACTTGACTGTAAGTGAGTTCTACCAGCGAGTGCCAACTCAAGCGGGCCTAGGTTGGGAAATTGATAAGTTTTGAACCCAAAAAGTCAAATGATAATATGTGTCCTTTTTGCTTCCTTAAATGTTCCTCCATGCATTTTTATTAGGCAATAGATTAGAcacatgtcatcacctaatcaTATGCAAAGCATATATGGATAGGTGATGATCCGGGCCAGTCTCCCAGAAAACTTCAAACCGTATCTGAGGTTCGGCCCggctcttttgttttttttttttgaaaacttcgAGTTCTGTTGTGACCCGAATTGAAGATTTGGAAGAATTTCCTAATTTATATTTTACTGATGATCGATCACCTTGGATTAGAAACCTTCCAACCAGGAATAATAGAGAGATATGGAGGCTAGAAAGAGAGATCGAATCATTGATACTGAACACAGTGAAGGAGCGGCAAATAAAATCATCAATGGCTACCTCAACCTTAGAGAAGGCGGATCTATTACAAATGATATTGGAGGGTGCCAAGAGCAATACTCAGGTGGGGTCAAACTCATCTAATCGCTTCATAGTGGATAACTGTAAGAGCATCTACTTTGCTGGTCATGAGACTACAGCAGTAGCTGCAACATGGTGCTTGATGTTAATGGCATTGTATCCTGAGTGGCAAGACCGAGTCCGTGCAGAAATTAAACGAGTTTGTAGGGGTCGATTTCCAGATGCTGACATGCTGCCTAAGATGAAATCGgtatgtacatatatatatatatatatatatttcagcAATTAAAATACAAATATGCGGTGAACATGTTAGCTAGCTAGGAGTTTAGGACTTAAAAAATTATGTCCGAGTTTCCCTTCATCCATTGTGAAGGAGGAATGAAGGTAGTTTCACCGAAAGTGAAAgaattctttcttctctatgGGCTGGGCCGAAACTTTGCCATGGTAGAGTTGAAAATTGTTCTTTCTCTTATTGTttccaatttctctttctccatctctcCCAGGTATCACCACTCCCCCGCATATAGAATGATTGTAGAGCCTAAATATGGAGTTTATCTCCTCCTAAAGAAGATCTGACTCTGCAATATCAATGGACTTAACTCCTCTTAGGTTCTCTGTCCGGTCAGATTCGTAGGTTTCTCTCATAGGGGATCAGAAATGAcaacctcaccccctgcccgaacacactactcGAGTGGGATGAGATCGTCATTttcgccctccctatgagaggaacctatgaacctgacctgacaaggaacctgagaggCGAAAAATTAATGTGGGCTTGGGTCAAGACTTTAATACAGACACTCTTAAGATTGAAAGGGCTCTACAGTGTCTACATTGAAAGATTTAAATTTTAAGACATTGATTAATTTGTACTATTCCTCATACGAAAACTGTTCGTTATAATTAGTCGTCACTTACTTTCCCTTGTCTCTCCCcactccctcccctcccctctttaAGTGTTAGATGTCGAAATTTGGAAATGCATGCCTTGAAAGATCTATTTGTGGAAGTTTATGTGTTTATCCTAACGCAATAAATCacctcattggagaggaactATTTTTgtatatgtgtatatgagaaaagataGGACAGAAATAGATATTTGGCGTATTAGGGATTCCAAAgtctttccttcttttattcCAACTCCAATTAAATAAGATGCCaatcagtttttgtttttttgggtttttctggGTCAAAAGATGCCAATCAGTTACATACGTACCACTTCTACTTAGCCACTTAAGTATTACATAGTTCACATAAAGACTCTCACGTAGGCTATACTAACTACAACTACTTacatttttcaaaccaaaatacTCACACACAATTACATAACAATATGGCCAAATGTTTTTTGTGCTgcggcgcaggctgcgcccaaacacatggggataggcgaaatgaccaccctacccccctaaatggcagacccatgtgtctaggtgcagcctgcgctgcagcacagagaacatcagccctaacAATATATTATGGTTTTGcatttcctttttggtttttttgggaaCCCAAATAAAGGGAGTGTGCGTTCAAGATTGTGTTTTATCGACTTCCTCAATTCAAGATTGTGTTTTACCAACTTCCTCAATTTTGGgtcatgggccccacatggtcaaTGCCGAGTGTTTTGCTCTAATACAATTTGACGGTATCTCACCTAAAACTCGAATTCAGTGTGGAGAGGTGTTTTCAACAGTCATAAGCCCAACAATTGCACACTACACGGTTGACGCAAGACTAACACATCCTATTCCTAACCGTGGAGTTGCACCCATCGTATCAAGTAGGCGAGCTTACAACTCATCATTGGGAGCATCTATGGTCTTAAGGACAGCGTCATGTAACCTGACTTTGCCCACctacatcatttttttttaaccaagcTCCCTAACTTTTTTAAAGCTTGATTAACATTCTAAGATAGACAAAGATTGAGTTCCACAGATTTCTTGGAAATACAGATTGTACTCCAACTTACAACTTAAAGTAGGAACTAAAGATTTTTCTCTATTGGACCAAAAGAAAGATTGCTTTTTGAAGTAAAGAGACTGCAACATTGAAGATGGAAGTTTGAAAAAAGACATAAAATGTTGGGGCATAGCTGCCAAAGTGGACTGGATCAATACCTGTTTTCCACGGGCACTTGTATAAGCTTGGCCTTCCAACGCTGCATTTGGAGTCAATTTTGTGGAGTAGATCTTGGTAATGAAATTTATTCAACTTAATTGTTGGGAACAAAGGGAATCCCCAAATAGACGTCTAGCTAGACATGCATGTAGTTGgcaaaatatggaaaaaaacTCGATCATGGATTGATCAAGATGTCTTAACTTTTAAGAGATGAAGAGACATTGGGACTGAATTGAGCTCttgttttaattaataattttgagagcttgatccgaTCAACTGAGAGCAATAATAGACCTACGTACATGGGTATTTTTATCAAGTGAAATACTAtactcaataaataaataacgtgatttataaattttatataatagtatgatatttATAATATACATACAGCTAGCTGCAGGTTTGTTTGTTGATGAAAGAATAATGGAGATATATGTATGTGATCGATCTCATGCTTTCTTGAAAAGGAGATTCATGCCATATTGGGGCTCTACTACAAGCCTAAATGTTGGTGAATGGAGATATTtgggggagagggagaaagagaatttaGAGAGGATGAGGGAGAGGAGAACTTTCAATTCAATCATGGCGAATTTCCGTCCCAAGCAGGTCCGAGGGCCAAGCCCAAAGGGTATGTATGCCTGTGGAAGCTTGCAAGCACCGAAAATGCCGTTTGCGAACCTCTCCGGCTTGAATTGGTGGGCGTCTGTTCCCCAGATTTCCGGAATCCGATGCAGAGTCGGGATGGGAATCCATAGGTTTACGCCCTTTGGTATGATCATATcaacaacaccaccaccaccaccacccaagtTTATCTCTTCCAACGCCTCTCTCGCCACAAATGAACTTGGTGGGTATAGCCTCATTGTCTCTTGAATCACCATCGTCAACTGCAAGCAATTAAGGTCATGATCATCATGGATCAgcagaatatatatataaatcagaTACTTAAATATTGTATGTATGGTTGGTTTATATATAGACCGAATTGTAgctataataaataaataattaaattaaaatctcaAACCGTTTTCAACTTGAGAAGCATATGGGCATCTGGAAAATGGCCAGCAAAAACCTCAGCTACTTCGTTGCGAACACGAGACTGCCAATCTTGATGAAACGAAAGTAACATCAAAGCCCAGGTGGCAACAGTGGCCACAGTCTCATGGCCAGCAAAATATATGTTCTTGCAGTTATCCACCGCAAAGCGATTTGCAGTTTCGGACCCTAGCTGATGAGCATAGGCACCTTCCACGATCCTTTGTAGCAAATCCGTCTCATTACTACTTGATGATGATCCCTTCCGTTCCTTCACTACCTTTAAAATCAACCTTTCAATCTCTTGCTCTAACTTCCAAGCCTCCCTATTATTCTTGCTTGGGACATACCTATATATTTACCAGTACGtccaaattttaattattaatatataAGTCACcccaattttgtaatttatatcGTAATGTTTATGTTGAAACTGAAAACCTAAttatcaaataagaaataagaaacacacaaagaaaggaaacaaCCTACAAATTAACAACCACAAGTACTTGTAGAGATTATGTCTACTTCCATGATACAGTGAAAGTATCTTCACTAGCTAGCACTGGAGTTACATGGGGGACCCTCTCATCATTGGTCCCCCATGCGCACGCAGGGGCCACACTGGTCTCCCTCTTTTCTTATTAACAGTCACATATTGAATTCGGTAAtacatatacatacatacatgttTAAATATATATTCTAATAAAATGTAAAGATTGGCGTACGATGAGGCTACACTTCAACTGGAGAATGGATCGAGATGGagcccaaaatatatatatatgtactaaTTAAAGTTAGGGATTTTAATCCAATGAATTAATGGACTAATAAAAACTTAATGGGAATTAAGAGATTCACAAATCAAATCATGACAATCTGCAGCAGCTAGCGTAATTAATTTGTTGAGGTGTAGGTTGTGCGTCATAAAATATTGGTTAATTACCTCAAAGCAGGAATTCTAGCATGTAAGCTTGTGCGAGAGGTGATCCTCTGCAATGTCCTAAGCAATGAAAAGATCTCTTTTCCTTCAGAATAGCAACTTCCAAAACAAGCTTTTGAGATAACATCAGCTGAGATATTTCTCAGATCTTCATCAACTCTAATCTCTGCAACTCCTCCCTTACCTCCTCCGACTTGATCCTCCCACGATTTCAACAGAGGCAAGCACGACTCCACCATTAATCCCACCATTCCCTACATATATTCCGTGAAAACAATCGTAGCGCGCTtagcccaaaataaaaaattaaaaaaacaaaaatctccaaaaaaataagTTACCTTGACTTTGACTATGAAGAATTCTGGTGCAATGATTTTCCTCTGATGTGCCCACGCTTGACCACTGGACAGTGTTACACCCAGGCCCACCAAAGGCCCAATCACCCCAATAAGGTACGTGGGCTTTCCCAGGTCCCAAGAGTTATGCAGGCTTATTTCCTTGACAAGATGAGGGTCACTGATGTACAGATGTTGTACATTGCCTGTTGAGTACATAAATGTTGGACCTGGCAAAAAACCATTAACCATATCCATTATATATATTCGACAAAGTTTAATAgtggacggttcacccaccatcttagggttcacaaattcTTCCTACGGTTTTGTTttcttatgtttcaaaataccctcccaatatcCGTTATCGCCCTCTCCAACCCATCAGTGAATGGGATAACGTATATCTGGCTGGGCATGGCCATGGCCATGGCCAAAGTTACAACCATCCAGGGGccagggtttcaagaatcgaTGAATTGAATCGTGAATCGGCCAAGACCGATCCCAATTCCTATCGCTTCAGATTGGAATATTCACACTGATTCCATTGAATCAACGAGTTTTCAGATCAAATGGCCGATTTAAGGGTTCTTAATTGAGAACCGATTCCCATTAATTCCATAACGGATTCCTGGTTTTAAAATCCTGCAACCACCGTATAGGCTAAGTCTATCAATGCAAGCTTTGGCTAAAAGACTCCAACTTCACCCTATCAATTGTATGTACGTAACGGTAACGGTTGCAATCCTTTTATAATTATCAAGTTAAAAAAGACTTGGACCTGAATTATTAGTGGTCCCTTTTGTTGGacgttttatttattttctatctgTTCCCGGAAGACTCAAAGAGAAGTTATTAATGCGTTTATTCAGTTTTGTGATGATCTAAGTTTTTCTTGAACTGAATGATTATAGAGTAATTTAATGTTGTTTCAACGATAGCTTCGATCAATGCTCCATCTCCGACCTGCGTGGATGAGGTTGTAAAAGGGTGGGAGCGGGTGAGTttgtagaaagaagaaaaggaaagggaaagggaaagggaaagggaaagggaaagggtgcAAGAGCAATACGGTAACTTACTTAAATAGAAAATAGGTATAATTGTcaagtttcttaggtttttcaaaattttctgttAACTACAGCAGCCCATAATCACAGGTGTCGAAATAGAATCTAATCAAAAGGTCTTTTGggaaatataaaaatttaagGGGTACTTGCAAACCCATAGGGGAAGGGAATTATTCCATTTCGGCGCTTATAATTATTACAAGCAGCAAGAAAACTCATGTTGTTTGATCTACAGGTCATCATCTTACTGTATGTGTAGTGTACATGTACGGGTAAGTGACCCGGTTTCAATTTTAATGGCAATGGCGTTGTTCCGCAATAGTATTGACCTACATATGAATAAGGACCATGCTAAGAATTATCGGGCCTAGGCTTTAATAACTTGGAATTGATCAGACTC
This window encodes:
- the LOC122653213 gene encoding cytochrome P450 714C2-like, which codes for MELNVLWSCLCVVAVCSWLFGYIYIIAWVKPERLREKLRRQGIRGPPPSFLLGNVPEMKKIQSSLAASSSSSINSISKEVRVVLEDHMTAHDYTSTFFPYFEHWRKQYGPTFMYSTGNVQHLYISDPHLVKEISLHNSWDLGKPTYLIGVIGPLVGLGVTLSSGQAWAHQRKIIAPEFFIVKVKGMVGLMVESCLPLLKSWEDQVGGGKGGVAEIRVDEDLRNISADVISKACFGSCYSEGKEIFSLLRTLQRITSRTSLHARIPALRYVPSKNNREAWKLEQEIERLILKVVKERKGSSSSSNETDLLQRIVEGAYAHQLGSETANRFAVDNCKNIYFAGHETVATVATWALMLLSFHQDWQSRVRNEVAEVFAGHFPDAHMLLKLKTLTMVIQETMRLYPPSSFVAREALEEINLGGGGGGVVDMIIPKGVNLWIPIPTLHRIPEIWGTDAHQFKPERFANGIFGACKLPQAYIPFGLGPRTCLGRKFAMIELKVLLSLILSKFSFSLSPKYLHSPTFRLVVEPQYGMNLLFKKA